One Desulfurellaceae bacterium genomic region harbors:
- a CDS encoding diacylglycerol kinase family lipid kinase, translating into MAAIRLIVNPSSGRGRGRAVAKQAAQLLAGHGVTHEVCYSVSPHEPTRLARQALVDGAAAVVGIGGDGLVSQVAAELVGTRTPLGIIPAGRGNDFARGLGIPLDIPTACATLAAGRQRRIDVGQANGRYFFSMAVMGLAAEINRRANALTRLRTNGVYTLLTLATVFRSQPQFFSLEYEGGRRRCYSWLIAVGNTWSSGRGMALVPAARPDDGQLDACVVNGVGRLELLSVFPRVFKGRHVYHTGVETLCGRAMTIHADQPGDIYADGERIGPLPARLETIPQALSVFVPAAPQRGQGEGC; encoded by the coding sequence ATGGCAGCCATCCGGCTCATTGTTAATCCCAGCTCCGGCCGGGGGCGGGGGAGGGCGGTGGCGAAGCAGGCCGCCCAGCTGCTGGCCGGCCATGGAGTAACCCACGAGGTCTGCTACAGCGTCTCGCCCCACGAGCCTACCCGACTGGCCCGCCAGGCGCTCGTCGACGGGGCGGCTGCGGTGGTCGGTATCGGCGGCGACGGGTTGGTGAGTCAGGTCGCCGCCGAGTTGGTCGGAACCCGGACGCCGCTGGGCATCATTCCGGCCGGCCGGGGCAACGATTTTGCGCGGGGCTTAGGCATCCCGCTCGATATCCCGACCGCCTGCGCCACGCTCGCCGCCGGCCGGCAGCGGCGGATCGATGTCGGCCAAGCCAACGGACGCTACTTTTTCTCAATGGCGGTCATGGGCCTTGCCGCCGAGATCAATCGCCGGGCCAACGCCCTGACCCGTCTGCGGACGAATGGGGTGTATACGCTGCTCACGCTTGCCACGGTTTTCCGCTCTCAGCCCCAATTCTTCAGCCTGGAGTACGAAGGCGGTCGTCGCCGCTGCTACAGCTGGCTGATCGCGGTCGGCAATACCTGGAGCAGTGGCCGGGGGATGGCTCTGGTGCCGGCCGCCCGGCCGGACGACGGCCAGCTGGACGCGTGTGTGGTGAACGGCGTGGGCAGGCTTGAGCTGCTGTCCGTGTTCCCCCGCGTATTCAAGGGCCGGCACGTCTACCACACCGGGGTGGAGACGTTGTGTGGCCGCGCCATGACGATTCATGCCGATCAGCCCGGCGATATCTACGCCGACGGGGAACGGATCGGCCCCCTGCCGGCCAGACTGGAGACGATTCCGCAGGCGCTGAGTGTCTTCGTGCCAGCCGCGCCTCAGCGCGGGCAGGGGGAAGGCTGCTAG
- a CDS encoding alpha/beta fold hydrolase, whose translation MSYQEQRLTVRGTSIQLLSGGSGEPLLYLHSAGGEVSWLPFFEQLARHYRVYVPAHPGFGQSEGLDKIDGMEDLVFHYTDLMDELELVQPYVVGLSLGAWLAAELAVRYSQRVRKLALVSAVGLRVPGHPIADIFAANPAETRRLLFADPDSSLAKTFIPENPSPEVLSDVLKARAATARVGWNPYLCNPKLRERLYRVQVPTLIVWGEADRLVPRAHGDAYRDGIAGSQLVPIPDCGHAPPFEKPQETTAALVQFFEQ comes from the coding sequence ATGTCTTATCAGGAACAACGACTGACGGTTCGGGGCACAAGCATTCAGCTGCTCAGCGGCGGCAGCGGCGAGCCCCTGCTGTATTTGCACAGTGCCGGCGGCGAGGTCAGCTGGCTGCCCTTTTTTGAACAGCTGGCCCGGCACTACCGCGTGTACGTTCCGGCCCACCCCGGCTTTGGCCAGTCTGAGGGCCTGGACAAGATCGACGGCATGGAAGATCTGGTGTTTCACTACACCGATCTCATGGACGAGCTTGAACTGGTCCAGCCCTACGTGGTGGGGCTGTCGCTGGGCGCCTGGCTGGCCGCCGAGCTGGCAGTCCGCTATTCCCAGCGTGTGCGCAAACTGGCGCTGGTCAGCGCGGTCGGCCTGCGGGTGCCCGGCCATCCCATTGCCGATATTTTTGCCGCCAATCCGGCCGAAACCCGTCGTCTGCTGTTTGCCGACCCGGACTCCAGTCTGGCCAAGACTTTTATTCCTGAAAATCCTAGCCCCGAGGTCTTGTCTGATGTCCTCAAAGCCCGGGCGGCCACCGCTCGGGTCGGCTGGAATCCTTATCTGTGCAATCCAAAGCTCCGCGAGCGTCTGTATCGGGTACAGGTGCCGACGTTGATCGTGTGGGGCGAGGCCGACCGTCTCGTCCCCCGGGCACACGGCGACGCCTATCGCGACGGTATCGCCGGCTCGCAGTTGGTGCCCATCCCCGACTGTGGTCACGCCCCGCCGTTTGAGAAGCCGCAGGAGACCACGGCCGCGCTGGTACAGTTTTTCGAGCAGTGA
- a CDS encoding class I SAM-dependent methyltransferase produces MDYPEPFKAEMFDRIDETEDERFYQMARKVVHIDEPAIAAVGDFIQTAFAPNGVLLDLMSSWRSHLPQGFAKQRLVGLGLNMEEMADNPDLDDYVVHNLNTDPSLPFEDETFHGALVTVSIQYMVKPLEVFAEVGRVLKPGAPFAVFFSNRMFPTKAVRIWQTIRDAGRRELVEKYFQLTDGFEAPLFYDLSPNPGQSDPLYVVCARTKSAAD; encoded by the coding sequence GTGGACTACCCCGAGCCGTTTAAGGCCGAGATGTTTGATCGGATCGACGAAACCGAGGATGAGCGCTTCTACCAGATGGCGCGCAAGGTCGTCCATATTGACGAGCCGGCGATTGCGGCGGTGGGCGATTTCATCCAGACCGCGTTTGCGCCAAACGGCGTCTTGCTCGACCTGATGAGCAGCTGGCGTTCGCATCTGCCCCAGGGCTTTGCCAAGCAACGCCTGGTGGGCCTGGGCCTGAATATGGAGGAAATGGCCGATAACCCGGACCTGGACGACTATGTCGTGCATAACCTGAACACCGATCCCAGCCTGCCGTTTGAAGACGAGACGTTTCACGGCGCGCTGGTCACGGTTTCCATCCAGTACATGGTCAAACCGCTCGAAGTGTTCGCCGAGGTGGGGCGGGTGCTCAAACCGGGCGCGCCGTTCGCCGTCTTCTTCTCCAACCGCATGTTCCCGACCAAGGCGGTCCGTATCTGGCAAACGATCCGCGACGCGGGCAGACGCGAGCTGGTCGAGAAGTATTTTCAGCTCACCGATGGTTTTGAGGCGCCGCTGTTCTACGACCTGAGTCCCAACCCCGGCCAGTCCGATCCGCTGTACGTGGTGTGCGCCCGCACGAAATCTGCAGCCGACTGA
- a CDS encoding ribonuclease HII, with translation MAPGTRRVRPTLSQERRLWQQGFWAVAGVDEVGIGPLAGPVVAAAVMFPAQQPASDIDIPAAWPQGVRDSKTLTATARQRLDADIRRVARAIGLGLVEVEEIDRINIYQTGLKAMRLAVEGLDLAPQQVLVDGRQVPGLACPQTAFIKGDRDIFSIAAASIIAKVHRDRLMIELDARYPHYGFARHKGYATAAHRAALREFGPCPVHRRSFRLV, from the coding sequence ATGGCTCCTGGTACGCGCCGGGTGCGCCCGACCCTCAGCCAGGAGCGTCGGCTGTGGCAACAGGGGTTTTGGGCGGTTGCCGGGGTTGACGAGGTCGGCATCGGGCCTCTGGCCGGCCCGGTTGTGGCCGCGGCGGTGATGTTCCCCGCCCAGCAGCCCGCCTCAGATATCGACATTCCGGCCGCCTGGCCTCAAGGCGTACGGGACTCCAAGACCCTCACCGCCACAGCCCGCCAGCGCCTGGACGCTGATATTCGTCGGGTCGCCCGCGCCATCGGGCTGGGGCTGGTCGAGGTCGAGGAGATTGACCGCATCAATATCTATCAGACTGGCCTCAAAGCCATGCGGCTGGCGGTCGAGGGGCTGGACCTCGCGCCCCAGCAGGTCTTGGTTGACGGCCGTCAGGTCCCGGGGCTGGCCTGCCCCCAGACCGCTTTCATCAAGGGCGACCGTGACATTTTCAGCATTGCCGCCGCCTCGATTATCGCCAAGGTCCACCGCGACCGGCTGATGATTGAGCTTGACGCCCGCTATCCGCACTACGGTTTCGCCCGGCATAAGGGCTATGCCACGGCCGCCCACCGAGCCGCCCTGCGCGAGTTCGGCCCGTGTCCGGTCCACCGCCGGTCGTTTCGTCTGGTGTGA
- a CDS encoding 2-oxo acid dehydrogenase subunit E2 has protein sequence MAQELSLDLSQVPGSGPGGRIVKRDLEAYTAAQAPLDATAKSRTELQAESQAEPQIEPQAAARASAGPATATREPFSRMRATIAKRMSESMREAPHFYLTAEINMSEAVRLRTALKASNRVTEDVTYTHLLMKAVAVALARHPRLNASFGGDAREYQEHINIGLAVSLDDGLIVPVLHDCDSLSLLEIAAQATALVERARSGKPRAEDLSGGTFTISNLGMLPIEHFTAIINQPQAAILAVGAIKERPVVRDGQVTIASIMMVTLSCDHRILDGMTGGQFLQELKSLLENPVGLMV, from the coding sequence ATGGCCCAGGAACTGAGTCTCGATCTCAGTCAGGTGCCGGGCAGCGGCCCGGGCGGCCGGATTGTCAAGCGCGATCTCGAAGCCTATACCGCAGCCCAGGCTCCGCTTGATGCCACAGCCAAGTCCCGAACAGAACTCCAAGCCGAGTCCCAAGCAGAACCCCAAATTGAGCCCCAGGCTGCGGCGCGGGCTTCTGCCGGCCCGGCAACGGCCACCAGAGAGCCATTTTCACGTATGCGGGCGACCATCGCCAAGCGTATGTCGGAGAGCATGCGCGAAGCGCCCCATTTTTACCTCACGGCCGAGATCAATATGTCCGAGGCGGTCCGGTTACGCACCGCGCTCAAGGCCAGCAACCGGGTGACCGAGGATGTGACCTACACCCATCTGCTGATGAAGGCGGTTGCCGTCGCCCTGGCTCGCCATCCGCGTCTCAACGCCAGTTTTGGCGGCGATGCCCGCGAGTATCAGGAGCACATCAATATCGGTCTGGCCGTCTCGCTCGACGACGGTTTGATCGTGCCGGTCTTGCACGACTGCGACAGCCTGTCGCTGCTCGAGATTGCGGCCCAGGCCACGGCGCTGGTCGAGCGCGCCCGCAGCGGCAAGCCCCGAGCCGAGGATTTGAGCGGCGGGACGTTTACGATTTCCAACCTCGGCATGCTGCCGATTGAACATTTTACGGCCATCATCAACCAGCCCCAGGCGGCCATCCTGGCCGTTGGGGCGATTAAGGAGCGGCCGGTGGTGCGGGACGGTCAGGTCACGATTGCGTCGATCATGATGGTGACCCTGTCGTGCGACCACCGCATCCTTGACGGCATGACTGGCGGACAGTTTTTGCAAGAGCTGAAGAGCCTGCTGGAAAATCCGGTGGGCCTGATGGTGTAG